In Haloarcula sp. H-GB4, a single genomic region encodes these proteins:
- a CDS encoding DUF5799 family protein: MSDSNWTDRIAGERMAVDQRFNEQVKASSFSSQQWGLVMTAVEFEIENPGDPDAARIVANTSKLSSVMPEMERVANQGPMGGPGGDRSGGSGGGLLSGVKDALGLGGSDGGNKQQEEEAARLAQAYAEQLQEKLESNGRWKSVCEQAQG, translated from the coding sequence ATGAGCGATTCAAACTGGACCGACCGCATCGCCGGTGAACGGATGGCGGTCGACCAGCGGTTCAACGAACAGGTCAAAGCGTCGTCGTTCTCGAGTCAGCAGTGGGGGCTGGTGATGACTGCTGTCGAGTTCGAGATCGAGAACCCGGGTGACCCAGATGCCGCTCGAATCGTCGCCAATACGTCGAAGCTCTCTAGCGTCATGCCCGAGATGGAACGGGTCGCCAACCAGGGACCAATGGGCGGCCCCGGTGGTGACCGGTCCGGGGGCTCAGGCGGCGGCCTCCTCTCAGGTGTCAAGGACGCGCTTGGACTTGGTGGGTCCGATGGCGGGAACAAACAACAGGAGGAAGAGGCAGCACGCCTCGCACAGGCGTACGCTGAGCAACTACAGGAGAAGTTGGAGTCGAACGGGCGCTGGAAGTCTGTCTGTGAACAGGCCCAGGGTTAG
- a CDS encoding OsmC family protein, protein MADIEVESTCEEGYTVESVINGEWELIVDALSENGPSPNEILAADYASCYIPALRVAADKYGHEDIGSVDVEVAAGLDEDDDLEYIDFHVEVEESLADEEQDIVELAEDICHVHSALQDELHADITIESGV, encoded by the coding sequence ATGGCAGATATCGAAGTCGAGAGTACATGCGAGGAAGGGTACACAGTAGAAAGTGTCATCAACGGCGAATGGGAGCTTATCGTCGACGCGCTGAGCGAGAACGGCCCGTCGCCGAACGAGATCCTGGCCGCCGACTACGCCTCCTGTTACATCCCGGCACTGCGCGTCGCCGCCGACAAGTACGGCCACGAGGATATCGGCAGCGTCGATGTCGAGGTCGCCGCAGGTCTCGATGAGGACGACGACCTAGAGTACATCGATTTCCACGTCGAGGTCGAGGAATCGCTTGCGGACGAAGAGCAGGACATCGTCGAACTCGCCGAAGACATCTGCCACGTCCACTCGGCGTTGCAGGACGAGCTACACGCGGATATCACTATCGAATCCGGCGTTTGA
- the leuD gene encoding 3-isopropylmalate dehydratase small subunit: MSDATDDIPEVDYVEGSGIPIRGNDIDTDQIIPARFMKVVTFDGLGEFAFFDLRFDDEDNEKDHQFNEEQFQDSNVLVVNNNFGCGSSREHAPQALMRWGIDAIIGEAFAEIFAGNCLALGIPTVTADHETINALQQWVDDNPDGEIEVDVRAETVTYGDNEINVSVDRAQREALVEGNWDTTALMKANQNAIEETASELPYLDQTRSDLEADD, translated from the coding sequence ATGAGCGATGCGACTGATGACATCCCCGAAGTCGACTACGTTGAGGGGTCTGGTATCCCGATCCGCGGGAACGACATTGACACGGACCAGATAATCCCCGCGCGGTTCATGAAGGTCGTCACCTTCGACGGTCTGGGCGAGTTCGCCTTCTTCGACCTGCGGTTCGACGACGAGGACAACGAGAAGGACCATCAGTTCAACGAGGAGCAGTTCCAAGACTCGAACGTGCTGGTCGTTAACAACAACTTCGGCTGTGGCTCTTCCCGCGAACACGCGCCCCAGGCCCTGATGCGCTGGGGCATCGACGCCATCATCGGCGAAGCCTTCGCCGAGATTTTCGCCGGGAACTGTTTGGCGCTTGGCATCCCGACGGTCACTGCCGACCACGAGACGATCAACGCGCTCCAGCAGTGGGTTGATGACAACCCCGACGGCGAGATTGAAGTCGACGTGCGGGCGGAGACAGTCACTTACGGCGACAACGAAATCAACGTCAGCGTCGACCGCGCCCAGCGCGAGGCCCTCGTCGAGGGCAACTGGGACACGACGGCGCTGATGAAGGCCAACCAGAACGCTATCGAGGAGACGGCCTCGGAGTTGCCCTATCTCGATCAGACGCGGTCGGATCTCGAAGCGGACGATTAA
- a CDS encoding class I fructose-bisphosphate aldolase, whose product MRPLGDSPLVRNDKTLVLAHDHGLEHGPKQFSGVEERLDPREVFEMATHDAVTALAVGKGLAETYYPSYEDDVNLLAKLNGGSDLWMGDPYSPQNWSVDYAAELGADAIGYTVYPGVNRETDMFEDFRPVQENARDHDLPVAMWSYPRGQAIKEHRSPSTIAYAARIGLELGADFTKVKYPRDKEAMAHAVRSAADNRVLLSGGSKTSDRDFLELVEDCMDVGVAGLAVGRNVWQRDDPYDILDKLEGVIFEDATTDDVL is encoded by the coding sequence ATGCGACCACTTGGTGACTCACCGCTCGTACGGAACGATAAGACGCTGGTGCTAGCACACGACCACGGGTTGGAACACGGTCCCAAGCAGTTCAGCGGCGTCGAGGAACGCCTCGACCCGCGTGAGGTGTTCGAGATGGCGACCCACGACGCCGTGACGGCGCTGGCTGTCGGGAAAGGCCTCGCCGAAACGTACTACCCGAGCTACGAGGACGACGTGAACCTGCTGGCGAAGCTCAACGGCGGCTCAGACCTCTGGATGGGCGATCCGTACTCGCCCCAGAACTGGTCGGTCGACTACGCCGCCGAACTCGGTGCTGACGCCATCGGCTACACCGTCTACCCAGGCGTCAACCGCGAAACCGATATGTTCGAGGACTTCCGCCCGGTGCAGGAGAACGCCCGCGACCACGACCTGCCAGTTGCGATGTGGTCGTACCCGCGCGGACAGGCCATCAAGGAGCACCGGAGCCCCTCGACCATCGCCTACGCAGCCCGAATCGGGCTCGAACTCGGCGCTGACTTCACGAAGGTCAAGTACCCGCGCGACAAGGAAGCGATGGCCCACGCCGTCCGCTCCGCGGCCGATAACCGCGTCCTGCTCTCCGGTGGATCGAAGACCTCGGACCGCGACTTCCTCGAACTCGTCGAAGACTGCATGGACGTGGGCGTCGCCGGCCTCGCGGTCGGCCGCAACGTCTGGCAGCGCGATGATCCCTACGACATTCTGGACAAGCTCGAAGGCGTCATCTTCGAGGACGCGACAACCGACGACGTCCTGTAG
- a CDS encoding FIST signal transduction protein, which yields MSTEFGTGQATGDSGDAAAMDAIREAMADISASEPDFCQIFCSPTYDYEAVLWGARSVVGSDTEIVGCSSSGEFTETGSGNGTVTVGVVSSDSMQFFSSLSTELSADPERCLFEAVHDLPASGDPAVDGYPHRTIINLHDGMAGIGNKVTRLTEQYLDDEETPVVGGSAGDDLQLQQTHVFRNDRIETDAVVLVLIASEDPLPVTVNHGHEPISEAMTVTRAEGSTVYELDGRPAFEAWRDAIREDAMETYDIDVDELEAGSEDLVMLLGRYELGIESEPESDTDGLASRIKTFIESKLISTTGYNIRWPGHTTDTEGPLDFAVAVSEGTEVVVTHSNKSDQVYAVRNAANNAVNELRGGSVAGGFVYDCACRAMILGDDFDDAVDTIHSAIDAPFAGFETYGEVCSADEDYTGYHNTSSVILLFPE from the coding sequence ATGAGTACTGAGTTTGGGACAGGGCAGGCGACGGGGGACTCGGGAGATGCAGCAGCTATGGACGCCATACGGGAAGCCATGGCCGATATCTCGGCAAGCGAACCGGACTTCTGTCAGATTTTCTGCTCCCCGACATACGATTACGAGGCGGTGCTGTGGGGTGCTCGAAGTGTTGTCGGTTCAGATACCGAAATTGTGGGCTGTTCGTCTTCCGGAGAGTTCACTGAAACCGGTTCGGGGAACGGAACTGTTACAGTCGGCGTTGTGTCGTCGGACTCGATGCAGTTCTTCTCCAGCCTTTCGACTGAGCTCAGCGCTGATCCTGAGCGCTGTCTGTTCGAAGCGGTTCACGACCTCCCTGCGAGCGGGGACCCTGCTGTCGACGGGTACCCGCATCGGACGATCATCAACCTCCACGACGGCATGGCTGGAATCGGAAACAAGGTTACGCGACTCACGGAGCAGTACCTCGACGACGAGGAGACGCCGGTGGTCGGCGGGTCTGCAGGTGACGACCTCCAGTTACAGCAGACCCACGTCTTCCGGAACGACCGCATCGAGACGGATGCCGTCGTCCTCGTGCTCATTGCCTCAGAGGATCCGCTTCCGGTGACAGTCAACCACGGCCACGAGCCGATCTCCGAGGCGATGACGGTAACCCGAGCGGAGGGAAGCACCGTGTACGAACTCGACGGCAGACCGGCCTTCGAGGCTTGGCGGGACGCGATTCGAGAGGACGCGATGGAGACATACGATATCGACGTCGACGAACTGGAGGCGGGGTCGGAAGACCTCGTCATGTTGCTCGGCCGTTACGAGCTTGGTATCGAGTCGGAACCGGAATCTGACACGGACGGACTCGCCTCCCGAATCAAGACCTTCATCGAGAGCAAACTCATCTCGACGACGGGATACAACATCCGGTGGCCGGGCCACACGACCGACACCGAAGGACCGCTGGATTTCGCCGTCGCCGTCTCCGAAGGAACGGAAGTGGTGGTGACACATAGCAATAAATCCGACCAGGTGTATGCGGTCCGGAACGCCGCCAACAACGCTGTCAATGAACTCCGCGGCGGAAGCGTCGCGGGCGGGTTCGTCTACGACTGCGCCTGCCGTGCAATGATTCTCGGTGACGACTTCGATGACGCCGTCGACACGATCCACAGCGCTATTGACGCGCCCTTCGCTGGCTTCGAAACTTACGGTGAAGTTTGCTCGGCCGATGAAGATTACACTGGCTATCACAACACGTCCTCAGTGATCCTGCTGTTCCCGGAGTGA
- the leuC gene encoding 3-isopropylmalate dehydratase large subunit translates to MSQGTLYDKVWNQHKVTTLPNGQDQLFVGLHLIHEVTSPQAFGMLKERGLEVARPDLTHATVDHIVPTANQDRPYSDDAAETMMAELEENVRDAGIQFSDPTTGDQGIVHVIGPEQGITQPGKTIVCGDSHTSTHGAFGALAFGIGTSQIRDVLATQTIAMEKQKVRKIEVTGELDEGVEAKDIILEIIRRLGTEGGVGYVYEYAGETIENLDMEGRMSICNMSIEGGARAGYVNPDETTYEWLEETDYFQEHPEKFEELTPYWESIRSDEDAEYDDVVEIDAGELDPVVTWGTTPGQGIGIDDPIPEPEDLADDKVDTARRAQKHMRVEPGETMEGYDIDVAFLGSCTNARLPDLRRAARIVKGRQVADDVRAFVVPGSQRVQRAAEEEGLKGIFEEAGFEWRNAGCSMCLGMNEDQLEGDEACASSSNRNFVGRQGSKDGRTVLMNPRMVAAAAITGEVSDVRDLEEVAVA, encoded by the coding sequence ATGAGTCAGGGAACGCTGTACGACAAGGTATGGAACCAGCACAAAGTCACGACCCTGCCGAACGGCCAGGACCAGCTGTTCGTCGGACTGCACCTTATCCACGAGGTCACCAGTCCGCAGGCGTTCGGGATGCTCAAGGAGCGCGGCCTCGAGGTCGCGCGCCCGGATCTGACCCACGCGACGGTCGACCACATCGTGCCGACCGCGAACCAGGATCGGCCATACAGCGATGACGCGGCCGAGACGATGATGGCCGAACTCGAAGAGAACGTCCGGGACGCCGGTATCCAGTTCTCTGACCCGACGACGGGCGATCAGGGGATCGTCCACGTCATCGGTCCGGAGCAGGGCATCACCCAGCCCGGCAAGACCATCGTCTGTGGCGATAGCCACACCTCGACCCACGGCGCGTTCGGCGCGCTCGCGTTCGGTATCGGGACGAGCCAGATTCGGGACGTGCTGGCGACCCAGACCATCGCGATGGAGAAACAGAAGGTCCGCAAGATCGAGGTCACCGGCGAACTCGACGAGGGCGTCGAAGCCAAGGACATCATCCTCGAAATCATCCGCCGGCTTGGGACCGAGGGCGGCGTCGGCTACGTCTACGAGTACGCCGGCGAGACAATCGAGAATCTCGACATGGAAGGCCGGATGTCCATCTGCAACATGTCCATCGAGGGCGGCGCTCGCGCGGGCTATGTCAACCCTGATGAGACCACCTATGAGTGGCTTGAAGAGACGGACTACTTCCAGGAACACCCTGAGAAGTTCGAGGAACTCACGCCGTACTGGGAGTCCATCCGCTCCGACGAGGACGCCGAGTACGACGACGTGGTCGAAATCGACGCGGGCGAACTGGACCCCGTCGTCACGTGGGGGACCACGCCCGGCCAGGGAATCGGTATCGACGACCCAATTCCGGAACCCGAGGACCTCGCCGACGACAAGGTCGACACCGCCCGCCGTGCCCAGAAGCACATGCGCGTTGAGCCCGGCGAGACGATGGAAGGGTACGATATCGATGTTGCCTTCCTTGGTTCCTGCACCAACGCTCGGCTGCCTGACCTCCGCCGCGCGGCCCGCATTGTCAAGGGCCGGCAGGTCGCTGACGACGTGCGGGCGTTCGTCGTCCCCGGCAGCCAGCGCGTCCAGCGCGCTGCCGAGGAGGAGGGCCTGAAGGGCATCTTCGAGGAGGCCGGCTTCGAATGGCGTAACGCCGGCTGTTCGATGTGTCTGGGCATGAACGAGGACCAACTGGAAGGCGACGAGGCCTGTGCCTCCTCCTCGAACCGGAACTTCGTCGGCCGACAGGGCAGCAAGGACGGCCGGACCGTCCTGATGAACCCTCGGATGGTGGCCGCCGCAGCCATCACCGGCGAAGTCTCTGACGTACGCGACCTGGAGGAGGTGGCAGTCGCATGA
- the pfkB gene encoding 1-phosphofructokinase produces MIVTVTYNPAVDQTIQFDEQMAPERVMRANKAQFDAGGKGINAAQFLTAMDRPCVATGLLGGFTGSFIRETLQDDGVGTAFVDVDGTTRLNTTAIAAAEEYKLNQAGPTVGESVVGSLLEQVRAQSPDRVLVGGSLPPGLSPDAIDRIAAGGDWETIVDTGGDILRELDAQYGLCKPNRAELGDATGADVSTVAGCADAADTFRDRGFDRVLASLGADGAVLVGDTVRLYAEALDIDVVDTVGAGDALLSGVLSAWEAGADDETALRTGVAVSSQVVQRAGTAVPDLDNIDSLRDGVTVRRL; encoded by the coding sequence ATGATTGTCACCGTCACCTACAATCCCGCGGTCGACCAGACGATCCAGTTTGATGAACAGATGGCTCCCGAGCGTGTCATGCGGGCCAACAAAGCGCAGTTCGACGCCGGCGGGAAAGGCATCAACGCCGCGCAGTTCCTCACCGCGATGGACCGGCCCTGTGTCGCGACGGGACTGCTGGGTGGATTCACCGGCTCGTTCATCAGAGAGACGCTGCAGGACGACGGCGTCGGGACAGCCTTCGTCGACGTGGACGGGACGACGCGGCTCAACACCACCGCTATCGCAGCCGCGGAGGAGTACAAGCTGAATCAGGCCGGCCCGACTGTCGGCGAGTCGGTCGTCGGCTCGCTGCTCGAACAGGTGCGAGCGCAGTCCCCTGACCGCGTGCTCGTCGGTGGGAGCCTGCCGCCGGGGTTGTCCCCCGACGCTATCGACCGCATCGCGGCCGGCGGCGACTGGGAGACCATCGTCGACACCGGCGGCGATATCCTCCGGGAACTCGACGCTCAGTACGGGCTTTGTAAGCCGAATCGCGCCGAACTCGGTGATGCCACCGGGGCCGATGTCTCAACGGTTGCGGGCTGTGCGGACGCGGCCGACACGTTCCGAGACCGTGGCTTCGACCGCGTACTGGCCTCCCTCGGCGCGGACGGCGCGGTCCTTGTCGGCGACACAGTCCGACTGTACGCGGAGGCGCTCGACATCGATGTTGTCGACACCGTCGGGGCCGGTGACGCGCTTCTTTCGGGCGTCCTGAGCGCCTGGGAAGCCGGCGCGGACGACGAGACGGCGCTCCGGACCGGCGTGGCCGTCTCATCGCAGGTCGTCCAGCGGGCCGGCACGGCCGTTCCGGACCTAGATAACATCGACTCGCTCCGTGATGGCGTGACGGTGCGGCGGCTGTAG
- the glpR gene encoding HTH-type transcriptional regulator GlpR codes for MLPAERKRTIVQLVTERDGCSVSELAAELEFSKATIRRDLRDLESQGRIERSHGGAVPASSVGTERPYGQREVDHYAEKQAIAERAAQEVREGQVVCFDAGSTTMEVSRAIPDTDYVAATNMPDLATELAERDVDTKLTGGSLRPRTRALVGPTAERAVGRMNFDLLFLGTNALDSAAGLSTPNEDEAAIKELMVERARRVVLVADASKFGDRSFVSFADLDQVDLLVTDASPPGALAAALADADVAVEEVST; via the coding sequence ATGCTCCCGGCCGAGCGAAAGCGCACTATCGTCCAGTTGGTGACAGAGCGAGACGGTTGTTCAGTGTCGGAGCTGGCCGCGGAACTGGAGTTCTCGAAGGCGACGATACGCCGTGACCTCCGGGATCTGGAATCGCAAGGTCGGATCGAGCGGTCCCACGGCGGTGCGGTGCCGGCGTCCTCCGTCGGGACCGAGCGCCCCTACGGCCAGCGTGAGGTCGACCACTATGCCGAGAAGCAGGCGATTGCAGAGCGAGCCGCTCAGGAAGTCCGTGAGGGACAGGTGGTCTGTTTCGATGCCGGGTCGACCACGATGGAGGTCTCGCGTGCGATCCCGGACACCGACTACGTCGCGGCGACGAACATGCCGGACCTCGCCACCGAACTGGCCGAGCGGGATGTCGACACCAAACTCACCGGTGGAAGCCTCCGACCGCGAACCCGCGCGCTTGTCGGCCCGACGGCCGAGCGCGCCGTCGGACGGATGAACTTCGACCTGCTGTTTCTGGGGACGAATGCGCTCGACAGCGCCGCCGGGCTGTCGACCCCGAACGAGGACGAGGCGGCTATCAAGGAACTGATGGTCGAGCGTGCCCGTCGGGTTGTGCTGGTCGCTGATGCGTCGAAGTTCGGTGACCGGAGTTTCGTCAGCTTTGCCGATCTGGATCAGGTCGATCTGCTGGTCACCGATGCAAGCCCGCCAGGGGCACTCGCTGCGGCACTCGCGGATGCCGACGTGGCTGTCGAGGAGGTCAGCACATGA
- the ilvC gene encoding ketol-acid reductoisomerase, protein MSDGLTTTVYYDEDADVSTIDDETVAVLGYGSQGHAHALNLHESGVDVIVGLREDSSSWADAEDAGLRVETPDVAAGEADRVVMLVPDTIQPAVYEAIEDELDAGDTLQFAHGFNIHYGQIEPPEDVDVTMVAPKSPGHLVRRTYERGEGTPGLIAVYQDATGNAKQESLAYAKGIGCTRAGVIETSFQEEVETDLFGEQAVLCGGVTEMVKAGFETLVDAGYAPEMAYFECLNELKLIVDLMYEGGHMGMWNSVSDTAEYGGLTRGEEVIDREGMEKILEEVQNGEFAREWINENQANRPAYKQYRDAEQNHQIEAVGENLRELFAWGEDADAEKTEAPADD, encoded by the coding sequence ATGTCTGACGGACTTACCACAACAGTCTACTACGACGAGGACGCTGACGTATCGACCATCGATGACGAGACCGTAGCCGTGCTGGGCTACGGGTCGCAGGGCCATGCCCACGCACTGAATCTTCACGAGTCCGGCGTCGACGTAATCGTCGGCCTCCGCGAGGACTCTTCGTCGTGGGCCGACGCCGAGGACGCGGGTCTCCGTGTCGAGACGCCAGACGTGGCCGCCGGCGAGGCAGACCGCGTCGTGATGCTCGTCCCCGACACGATTCAGCCGGCCGTTTACGAGGCTATCGAGGACGAACTGGACGCCGGCGACACGCTCCAGTTCGCCCACGGCTTCAACATCCATTACGGCCAGATCGAGCCGCCGGAAGATGTCGACGTGACGATGGTCGCGCCGAAGTCGCCCGGCCACCTCGTGCGCCGGACTTACGAGCGCGGCGAGGGGACACCCGGCCTCATCGCGGTGTATCAGGACGCGACCGGCAACGCCAAGCAGGAGTCGCTGGCCTACGCGAAGGGCATCGGCTGCACCCGCGCCGGCGTCATCGAGACCTCCTTCCAGGAAGAGGTCGAGACGGACCTCTTCGGCGAGCAGGCCGTCCTCTGTGGCGGCGTCACCGAGATGGTCAAAGCCGGCTTCGAGACGCTGGTCGACGCCGGCTACGCGCCGGAGATGGCCTACTTCGAGTGCCTGAACGAACTCAAGCTCATTGTCGACCTGATGTACGAGGGTGGCCACATGGGCATGTGGAACTCCGTCTCCGACACGGCCGAGTACGGCGGCCTGACCCGCGGTGAGGAGGTCATCGATCGCGAGGGCATGGAGAAAATCCTCGAAGAGGTCCAGAACGGCGAGTTCGCTCGCGAGTGGATCAACGAAAACCAGGCCAACCGGCCCGCCTACAAGCAGTATCGCGACGCCGAACAGAACCACCAGATCGAAGCCGTCGGCGAGAACCTGCGTGAACTGTTCGCGTGGGGCGAGGACGCCGACGCAGAGAAGACAGAAGCTCCAGCAGATGACTAA
- a CDS encoding isocitrate/isopropylmalate dehydrogenase family protein, with product MTHEIAVIPGDGIGQEVTPAAVEVLEAIDAVDFDFVEGEAGDAVKEETGDALPEETRELAADANATLFGAAGETAADVILPLRQVVGSFANVRPARSYPGLDAVQPDTDIVFIRENTEGVYKGIESEISEGVTTCTRVITEDASQKIAEYGFSYAKQNGYDDVTIAHKANVMRTTDGLFLDAASAVGEDRDAAYDTALMDALAMHLVMNPQDYGVVICPNLAGDMLSDLAAGLVGGLGLLPSANIGEENALFEPVHGSAPDIAGEGVANPSAMILSAAMLLDHLGYDEQGDAVRTAVETVLDSGPRTPDLGGDASTEDVTAAVIDEL from the coding sequence ATGACACACGAGATAGCCGTTATTCCCGGCGATGGAATCGGACAGGAGGTCACACCCGCCGCGGTCGAAGTGCTGGAGGCAATCGACGCCGTCGACTTCGACTTCGTTGAGGGTGAGGCCGGCGACGCGGTGAAGGAAGAAACCGGCGACGCTCTCCCGGAGGAGACGCGCGAACTGGCTGCCGACGCCAATGCGACGCTGTTCGGCGCGGCAGGCGAGACAGCGGCCGATGTCATCCTGCCCCTCCGGCAGGTCGTCGGCTCCTTCGCTAACGTCCGCCCGGCCCGCTCGTATCCAGGGCTCGACGCCGTCCAGCCCGACACGGACATCGTGTTCATCCGGGAGAACACCGAGGGCGTCTACAAGGGGATCGAGAGCGAGATCTCCGAGGGCGTCACCACCTGTACGCGGGTCATCACTGAGGATGCCTCCCAGAAGATCGCCGAATACGGATTCAGCTACGCGAAGCAGAACGGCTACGATGACGTGACGATTGCCCACAAAGCCAACGTCATGCGCACTACTGACGGGCTGTTCCTCGATGCGGCCTCAGCAGTCGGCGAGGACCGCGACGCCGCGTACGACACGGCGCTGATGGACGCGCTTGCCATGCATCTGGTCATGAACCCACAGGACTACGGCGTCGTTATCTGTCCGAACCTCGCCGGCGATATGCTATCAGACCTTGCTGCGGGCCTCGTCGGCGGCCTCGGCCTGCTGCCGTCGGCCAATATCGGCGAGGAGAACGCGCTGTTCGAGCCGGTCCACGGCTCTGCCCCGGACATCGCTGGCGAAGGTGTCGCCAACCCTTCGGCGATGATTCTCTCCGCGGCGATGTTGCTCGACCACCTCGGATACGACGAACAGGGCGATGCAGTTCGAACGGCTGTCGAGACCGTGCTCGACTCTGGGCCTCGAACGCCGGATTTGGGTGGCGACGCATCCACTGAGGATGTGACCGCCGCGGTTATCGACGAACTGTAA
- a CDS encoding UbiA family prenyltransferase: MAVARHDTGPFATVSALASQVHPVFMLPPLATSLFGGLLSGGFWPPVAALHAGAMFFAVYTAHVKDGYVDFHVRGEDDDHPLTGSGCRMALVGAGVGFALCTAAIWLLVGPGAALLTLPTWIIGYTHAPQLDMNPVGATMGYPSGIALALLGGYYAQVTTLTPRAVGLAAVFLLLLTGIKIIDDEQDYDYDRSIQKRTVAVVLGHQRARQLALGLFGAGLLGIVGLSVALPGIPPSAAAAALVFGAVAAIAQRGDPETATMLLIRGSYLLLAVLVTAVWFRPLA, from the coding sequence ATGGCAGTCGCCCGACACGATACCGGTCCGTTCGCGACCGTGAGTGCCCTGGCCTCGCAGGTGCACCCGGTGTTCATGCTGCCGCCGCTCGCGACATCGCTGTTCGGTGGGTTGCTTTCCGGGGGCTTCTGGCCACCGGTGGCAGCGCTCCACGCGGGCGCGATGTTTTTCGCCGTCTACACGGCCCATGTCAAGGACGGCTACGTTGATTTCCACGTCCGTGGCGAGGACGACGACCATCCCCTCACTGGCTCGGGCTGTCGCATGGCTCTGGTCGGTGCTGGCGTCGGCTTCGCGCTCTGTACGGCAGCCATCTGGCTGCTGGTCGGTCCCGGCGCGGCACTGCTGACGCTTCCGACGTGGATTATCGGCTACACCCACGCGCCGCAACTGGATATGAACCCCGTCGGCGCGACGATGGGATATCCGTCGGGTATCGCGCTGGCGCTACTGGGCGGCTACTACGCGCAGGTGACGACGCTGACGCCACGTGCCGTCGGTCTCGCGGCCGTGTTCCTCCTGTTGCTGACCGGCATCAAAATCATCGACGACGAGCAGGACTACGACTACGACCGGTCGATACAGAAACGGACTGTCGCCGTCGTATTGGGTCACCAACGCGCCCGGCAACTCGCGCTCGGCCTGTTCGGAGCGGGTCTGCTCGGAATCGTGGGGCTGTCCGTGGCATTGCCTGGCATCCCACCGAGTGCTGCGGCGGCCGCGCTCGTTTTCGGGGCGGTCGCGGCCATCGCCCAGCGAGGCGACCCCGAAACCGCGACGATGCTGCTGATTCGGGGGTCGTATCTCCTGTTGGCCGTCCTCGTGACCGCTGTCTGGTTCCGGCCGCTAGCGTGA
- a CDS encoding DUF6293 family protein has protein sequence MDQIREIHIAPLGHERDRIAEPIHQHNADDVYLLTATTEPSRLTPYQQALVEELDANGVSVELHRADLHDLYDVLAEVTTLTADHPEDIVRVNVSSGPKVAAIGSAIACMATAATAYYVHPEEHVPSVSAEPLTRGMERAEVLPSYPIEAISRDQVAVLDYLKRTNTDTYTAKKSDLIGFAEDAGLSFIDDADPANEKAKFALLNANIVDPLVEDGYIAVSDVGRTKQVELTETGENVLHAFRHKL, from the coding sequence ATGGACCAGATTCGGGAGATACACATCGCGCCGCTGGGGCACGAGCGTGACCGGATCGCCGAGCCGATTCACCAGCACAACGCCGACGACGTGTACCTCCTCACGGCGACGACGGAGCCGTCACGGTTAACGCCGTATCAGCAGGCACTCGTCGAGGAACTGGACGCCAACGGCGTCAGCGTCGAACTACACCGAGCGGATTTACACGACCTCTACGACGTGCTGGCCGAGGTCACGACGCTGACCGCCGACCATCCCGAGGATATCGTGCGCGTCAATGTCTCGAGCGGGCCGAAGGTGGCGGCTATCGGGAGCGCAATCGCGTGTATGGCGACGGCGGCAACGGCATACTATGTCCATCCCGAGGAACACGTCCCATCGGTCTCTGCGGAGCCACTCACCCGCGGGATGGAGCGCGCAGAGGTCCTCCCGTCGTATCCTATTGAGGCCATTTCTCGTGACCAAGTTGCAGTGCTGGACTATCTCAAGCGGACAAACACGGACACCTACACTGCGAAAAAGTCGGACCTCATCGGGTTCGCCGAGGACGCTGGCCTTTCGTTCATCGACGACGCTGACCCGGCAAACGAGAAGGCGAAGTTCGCGCTGTTGAACGCAAATATCGTCGACCCACTGGTTGAGGACGGCTATATCGCGGTCAGCGATGTCGGTCGGACGAAACAGGTCGAACTGACCGAGACTGGCGAGAACGTCCTCCACGCGTTTCGGCATAAGCTCTGA